The following proteins are encoded in a genomic region of Thiomonas sp. X19:
- a CDS encoding oxidative damage protection protein codes for MTRMVNCVKLGHEAEGLDFAPYPGELGKRIYDNVSKEAWQGWLKHQTMLVNENRLNLADANARKYLARQMERFFFGEGADQPVGYVPPTTG; via the coding sequence ATGACCCGCATGGTGAATTGCGTCAAACTCGGCCACGAGGCCGAAGGTCTGGACTTCGCCCCCTACCCCGGCGAACTCGGCAAGCGCATTTATGACAACGTCTCGAAAGAAGCCTGGCAGGGCTGGCTCAAGCACCAGACCATGCTGGTGAACGAGAACCGGTTGAACCTGGCCGATGCCAACGCCCGCAAATACCTGGCACGGCAGATGGAGCGTTTCTTCTTCGGCGAAGGTGCGGATCAGCCCGTCGGCTACGTGCCACCGACAACGGGTTGA
- the argA gene encoding amino-acid N-acetyltransferase encodes MIEEQSQFVQWLRSVAPYIHAHRGKTFVVAIAGELIAAGKLNALVQDVALLAAMGVRIVLIHGFRPQVEAQLKEKGVGSRYAHGMRVTDEVALDAAQEAAGQLRFEIEATFSQGLPNTPMAGASLRVVSGNFITARPVGVIDGLDFQHTGLVRKVDAPTIQRALEYGAVVLMSPFGFSPTGEAFNLSMEDVASSVAVAVKAQKLVLVTEVDGVIGEDHHLLPELTVAQAEALLARLPDPQQPTDTAFYLRHALRAVRGGVDRAHIIPYALDGALLLELFTHDGVGTMIADEHLEHLREATADDVGGILQLIEPLEAQGVLVKRSRTEIERDIANYTVLEHDGVIFGCAALYPYPEHKTGEMAALTVDPSAQGQGDGERILKRIELQARAAGLQSIFVLTTRTMHWFIKRGFVPVERDWLPPERSQRYDDQRRSRVLVKRLV; translated from the coding sequence ATGATCGAAGAACAGTCCCAGTTCGTGCAATGGCTGCGTTCCGTTGCGCCCTACATCCACGCCCACCGCGGCAAGACCTTCGTCGTCGCCATCGCCGGTGAGCTGATTGCCGCGGGCAAGCTCAACGCCCTGGTGCAGGACGTGGCGCTGCTGGCGGCGATGGGCGTGCGCATCGTGCTCATCCACGGTTTTCGGCCGCAGGTGGAGGCGCAACTCAAAGAGAAAGGCGTGGGCTCGCGCTATGCCCACGGCATGCGCGTGACCGACGAGGTGGCGCTGGACGCGGCGCAGGAGGCGGCCGGTCAACTGCGTTTCGAGATCGAGGCCACCTTCTCGCAAGGCCTGCCCAACACGCCCATGGCCGGCGCGTCGCTGCGCGTGGTGTCGGGCAATTTCATCACCGCCCGCCCGGTGGGGGTGATCGACGGCCTGGACTTCCAGCACACCGGCCTGGTGCGCAAGGTGGACGCCCCCACCATCCAGCGGGCGCTGGAATACGGCGCCGTGGTGCTGATGTCGCCCTTCGGCTTCTCGCCCACCGGCGAGGCCTTCAACCTCAGCATGGAAGACGTGGCCAGCAGCGTGGCGGTAGCCGTCAAGGCGCAAAAACTGGTGCTCGTCACGGAGGTGGACGGCGTGATTGGCGAAGACCACCACTTGCTGCCCGAACTCACCGTGGCCCAGGCCGAAGCCCTGCTCGCCCGCCTGCCCGACCCGCAGCAGCCCACCGACACCGCCTTCTACCTGCGCCATGCGTTGCGCGCGGTGCGCGGCGGCGTGGACCGCGCGCACATCATTCCCTACGCGCTCGACGGCGCCCTGCTGCTGGAGCTGTTCACCCACGACGGCGTGGGCACGATGATTGCCGACGAGCATCTGGAGCATCTGCGCGAAGCCACGGCCGACGACGTCGGCGGCATCCTGCAACTCATCGAGCCGCTGGAAGCGCAGGGCGTGCTGGTCAAGCGCAGCCGCACCGAGATCGAGCGCGACATCGCCAACTACACCGTGCTGGAGCACGACGGCGTCATCTTCGGCTGCGCCGCGCTGTATCCCTACCCCGAACACAAGACCGGCGAGATGGCCGCGCTCACGGTCGATCCCTCCGCGCAGGGCCAGGGCGACGGCGAGCGCATTCTCAAGCGCATCGAGTTGCAGGCCCGCGCTGCCGGACTGCAGAGCATTTTCGTGCTCACCACCCGCACCATGCACTGGTTCATCAAGCGCGGTTTCGTGCCGGTGGAGCGCGACTGGCTTCCCCCCGAACGCAGCCAGCGCTACGACGACCAACGCCGCTCGCGCGTGCTGGTCAAACGTCTGGTCTGA